One segment of Ananas comosus cultivar F153 unplaced genomic scaffold, ASM154086v1, whole genome shotgun sequence DNA contains the following:
- the LOC109703790 gene encoding putative disease resistance RPP13-like protein 1, whose translation MAGVEVPIILAAVGWVASPLVAKLLNEGYLSLGINAEKKLEKMRDTVLPVLKSVIEKAEGSPHRSEVEGWLQRLKDAYDGAEDALDRLNYDRLRRKAKAAARSSSGKRPSNNPVGSSSFFRIPKRVKWVIKGGRDMLSPRKIKLKVRLKKLKKIAGEAKELSTLLGAQPETADSRQTISVPPQRVFGRDEDRDEIIRRLKIEPPAAGVPIPIIAIVGRPGVGKTTLAQYVCQQLRTELGDRQHFDLIMWVHTSCNFNAAGIMKDIIQQASIASEPQDPVAPDDQAVTILTHLSNLDTMVVGNLDTPEALRLKMNKKLNAKKFLLVIDDVWCDGEDRKKNWDALFRCLSKCCCLPGSKILVTSQTDDAPRKIAAANAATMEHILHLKDLAENDFADLFNEYALPSGEFDSHLREDLKKKCKTIAAKLNKDPTAAKMVGETIATKLADLLRSQGNLHAYLETIADKDWSGDKTKALMWSFRHLPAHLQRCFSYCRLYPRGYKFKALELVQLWMAQGFIKPDDPNERVEDAGDGYLNDLVSRFYIQCHNRFRRSSGTGKPVCYYTLHELLYDLAEKVTRSDCVRIEGNRQSEIPSTIRHLCIPADKLNEKKEEICKLKKLRTLIVMEGESVVSDENVATTDTFKSLKKLRVLQVSGLNLEKLTRKFISEMKHLRILRVSGTGESVLLVAVSTLYQLQVLKVENARPRAAHLTDLVGLRYLQPSGIAEIGNLTSLQGLENFQVRKEKGYELEQLKNLNELRGRLCIDNLENVESKESAIAANLKEKKHLDSLQLVWRDGEDNANSNLDAEILEGLQLPPNLTSLYLDGYRGPSWPENQTSNIQELALRRCGMLEELPPMDQLYPYCRSLELQHITRLKAVHTLPPRLRNIAIFRAPFLTFVTNEDLQLSQDDKRSIREVMRNRTQEWFRHQYKEDLAHNEREMRDFIAAMNGREHNKSVPAADADIAAVWGRWLATHERKTELIYNRQNEAKLLLPSTITRLRLEGCNITDHALSVCLQNLPSLMQLLLADLKMITRLPSADVLANLKLLQTLRLSDCWALTSLDGIRSLRRLGNLLLIGCPCLDTETAVLPSSSRSILFESCADVDVILAYANLQHLSRLTITRCRTRTASLQFCNLRSLHSLSIRDCSGVSFSVDLQELHSLEYLILQNCSNLREVVNLPRSLKRLGIRGCPILEESIEIDPLSGRRMLNGIPVEDSFEHAL comes from the coding sequence ATGGCGGGAGTAGAAGTGCCGATCATATTAGCAGCGGTGGGATGGGTGGCGTCTCCCCTCGTGGCGAAGCTGCTCAACGAAGGCTACCTCAGCTTAGGCATCAACGCGGAGAAGAAACTGGAGAAGATGAGGGACACCGTCCTCCCGGTGCTGAAATCGGTGATCGAGAAAGCGGAGGGCAGCCCGCACCGGAGCGAGGTGGAGGGCTGGCTGCAGAGGCTGAAAGACGCTTACGACGGCGCGGAGGACGCGCTGGACCGCCTCAACTACGACCGCCTCAGACGCAAGGCTAAGGCAGCCGCAAGGAGCAGCAGTGGTAAGAGGCCAAGTAATAATCCGGTAggttcttcttccttttttcgcATACCAAAACGTGTGAAATGGGTGATAAAAGGCGGCCGGGACATGCTGTCGCCTCGAAAGATCAAGCTGAAGGTAAGGCTGAAGAAGCTGAAAAAGATCGCCGGCGAAGCCAAGGAACTCAGCACTTTGTTAGGTGCCCAGCCTGAGACAGCAGACAGCAGGCAGACCATCTCAGTGCCTCCGCAGAGAGTGTTCGGCCGCGACGAAGATCGTGATGAAATCATCCGTCGTTTGAAGATAGAACCTCCTGCAGCAGGCGTACCTATACCTATAATTGCCATCGTCGGTCGCCCGGGGGTCGGGAAGACTACTCTTGCACAGTACGTTTGTCAGCAGTTGAGGACCGAATTAGGTGACAGACAACATTTTGATCTCATCATGTGGGTCCACACATCCTGCAACTTCAACGCAGCCGGAATTATGAAAGACATCATACAACAAGCTTCTATCGCAAGTGAGCCTCAAGATCCCGTTGCTCCCGATGATCAAGCCGTAACGATACTTACCCATCTTTCTAACCTCGACACTATGGTCGTGGGCAACCTTGACACACCTGAAGCGCTACGACTGAAAATGAACAAAAAGCTGAACGCGAAGAAGTTCCTGCTCGTGATAGATGATGTTTGGTGCGACGGAGAAGACCGCAAGAAGAATTGGGATGCGCTATTCAGATGTTTAAGCAAATGTTGTTGTTTGCCAGGGAGCAAGATTTTAGTTACGTCTCAAACGGACGATGCGCCAAGAAAGATTGCTGCTGCTAATGCTGCTACTATGGAACACATTTTGCATTTGAAAGATTTAGCAGAGAATGACTTTGCGGATCTTTTCAATGAATACGCATTGCCTAGCGGGGAATTCGATTCTCACTTAAGAGaagatttaaaaaagaaatgcaAGACAATCGCTGCGAAGTTGAACAAGGACCCTACAGCGGCCAAGATGGTTGGCGAGACAATCGCTACGAAGCTGGCCGATCTCCTTCGTTCGCAAGGTAATTTGCATGCATATTTGGAAACGATCGCAGACAAGGACTGGTCCGGCGACAAAACCAAAGCGCTGATGTGGAGTTTTCGGCATTTGCCGGCACATCTTCAGCGTTGCTTCTCGTACTGTCGCCTGTATCCTAGAGGCTACAAGTTCAAAGCTTTAGAACTGGTTCAGCTCTGGATGGCGCAAGGTTTTATCAAGCCGGATGATCCGAATGAGAGGGTGGAGGATGCAGGCGACGGTTACCTGAATGATTTGGTGTCCAGATTCTACATTCAGTGTCATAACAGATTCCGCCGCTCCTCTGGGACAGGAAAGCCTGTCTGCTACTACACGTTGCATGAATTGCTGTATGATCTAGCAGAAAAGGTTACTCGCAGTGATTGTGTTAGAATAGAAGGTAATCGTCAGAGCGAGATCCCGTCGACTATTCGCCATCTGTGCATACCGGCTGACAAACTGAATGAGAAGAAGGAGGAAATTTGCAAACTGAAGAAACTTCGCACCCTAATCGTCATGGAAGGAGAAAGTGTCGTCTCAGACGAAAATGTTGCGACCACCGACACCTTCAAGAGCTTAAAAAAGTTGCGCGTGCTGCAGGTTTCGGGGTTAAATCTAGAAAAACTGACGAGAAAGTTTATAAGCGAAATGAAGCACCTTCGCATCCTGCGAGTTTCAGGTACTGGCGAGTCCGTGTTGCTGGTGGCGGTGTCCACTCTGTATCAGCTACAGGTGTTGAAAGTAGAAAACGCTCGCCCGCGTGCTGCACACCTTACCGACTTGGTCGGCTTGCGGTATCTACAGCCTTCTGGCATAGCCGAGATCGGCAATTTAACTTCCTTGCAAGGCCTAGAGAATTTTCAGGTGAGAAAGGAAAAAGGATATGAGCTGGAGCAGCTAAAGAACTTGAACGAACTTCGAGGACGCCTGTGCATTGATAATCTTGAGAATGTTGAGAGCAAGGAGAGCGCCATTGCTGCcaatttgaaagaaaagaagcatCTTGATTCGCTCCAGCTGGTATGGCGCGACGGCGAGGACAATGCAAATTCTAATTTGGATGCTGAAATTCTTGAGGGTCTCCAATTGCCTCCCAATCTTACCAGCCTTTATCTAGACGGGTATCGAGGACCGTCGTGGCCCGAAAATCAAACATCCAACATTCAAGAACTTGCGCTGAGGAGGTGTGGAATGCTTGAAGAGCTCCCACCTATGGACCAGCTTTACCCTTATTGCAGATCACTCGAGCTTCAGCATATTACTAGACTTAAAGCAGTACACACCCTTCCTCCGAGGCTTCGAAACATCGCAATATTTCGCGCACCATTTCTCACCTTCGTAACAAATGAAGACCTGCAGTTGAGCCAAGATGACAAGAGATCCATAAGAGAGGTCATGAGGAACAGGACGCAGGAATGGTTCCGACACCAATATAAAGAAGACTTAGCCCACAACGAAAGAGAAATGAGGGATTTCATAGCCGCGATGAATGGCCGAGAGCATAACAAAAGTGTGCCTGCCGCCGATGCGGATATTGCCGCTGTCTGGGGGAGATGGTTGGCGACGCATGAGCGAAAAACGGAATTAATTTACAACAGACAAAATGAGGCCAAATTGCTTTTGCCCTCTACCATTACTAGGCTCCGGCTCGAGGGATGCAACATTACCGACCACGCATTGTCGGTATGCCTACAAAACCTCCCCTCCCTTATGCAGCTGTTGTTAGCAGATCTCAAAATGATAACCCGTCTACCGTCTGCGGACGTCCTTGCCAACTTAAAATTGCTCCAAACTTTACGTCTGAGCGACTGCTGGGCTCTCACTTCGCTGGATGGTATAAGATCCCTCCGCCGTCTCGGAAATCTCCTTCTAATCGGATGCCCCTGCTTGGACACTGAAACTGCTGTGCTGCCGTCCTCGTCGCGGTCTATTCTTTTTGAGTCTTGTGCAGATGTAGATGTAATCCTAGCCTATGCAAATTTGCAACATCTATCTCGTCTTACGATTACTCGATGTCGTACGCGAACGGCATCGTTACAGTTCTGCAACCTCCGATCTCTCCACTCCTTGAGTATCCGGGATTGTTCTGGCGTCTCATTCTCGGTGGATTTGCAGGAACTGCACTCTCTAGAATATCTCATTCTGCAGAACTGCTCAAATCTGCGGGAAGTGGTGAATTTGCCCAGGTCACTCAAAAGGTTAGGAATACGCGGATGTCCGATTTTAGAGGAATCCATAGAAATTGACCCCCTTTCGGGCAGGCGTATGCTCAACGGCATCCCTGTAGAAGACAGCTTCGAACATGCTCTGTAA
- the LOC109703787 gene encoding putative disease resistance RPP13-like protein 1 — protein sequence MAGVEAIGLAALGWVASPLVAKLLAEGFASLGINAEKKLQKLRATVLPVLKSVIEKAEGSPHRSEVEGWLQRLKDAYDGAEDSLDLLNYNRLRRKAAAAASSAKRPTNPVRSSSFFHIPKPVKWVIKGGRDMLSPQKIKLKRRLNKLEKIAGEAEKLRTLLGAQPDQTAAAAPDSKQTISLPPPKVFGRDEDRDEIIRRLKIEPAAGVPIIAIVGRPGVGKTTLAQYVCEQLGSELGDRQHFHPIMWVHASCNFNASEIMKDIIQQAAIASEPQEDLGNPDDIAATFHTHLSNLDTMVVGNLNTPEALQLKMNKKLNAKKFLLVIDDVWCDGEDHENNWDMLFRCLSKCCCLPGSKILVTSQTDDAPRKIVAANGAAVVEYICHLEDLAENDFADLFIQYALPSGEFDSHLREDLKEKCKTITAKLNKDPTAAKMVGKTIATKLAVLLRSQGNLHAYLETIADKDWSGDKTKALMWSFRHLPAHLQRCFSYCRLYPRGYKFKALELVQLWMAQGFIKPDDPNERVEDAGDGYLNDLVSRFYIQRHNRFRRSSGTGKLVCYYTLHELLYDLAEKVTRSDCVRIEGNRRSQIPSTIRHLCIPADKLNEEEEEICKLKKLRTLIVTKGENVVSDKNVATGIFKSLKKLRVLLVSGLNLENLTKFISEMKHLRILQVSGAGEFVLLESVSTLYQLHVLEVENVSSLPARLNDLVGLRYLRPSGIAEIGKLTSLQGLENFQVRNEKGYELEQLKNLNELRGRLRIDNLENVESKESAIAADLKEKKHLDSLQLVWHDGEDNVNSTLDAEILESLQLPPNLTSLHLDGYRGPSWPENQTSNIQELALRRCGMLEELPPMDQLYPYCRSLELWHITRLEALHTLPPRLQEFTIFRAPFLTFVTNEDLQLSQDDKRCIREVMRNRTQEWFQHQRKEDLVHNEREMRNFIAGMNGREHSNIVPAADADIAAVWERWLETHEQKTELIYSRQNEAKLLLPSTITRLRLQGCNITNHALSVCLQQNLPSLTRLLLVDLKMITRLPSADVLANLKSLQTLALSNCWALTSLGGIRSLRRLGNLLLNGCPCLDIENAVLPSSLQYIHFEYCADVDAILANANLPRLSRLTITRCRTRAASLQFRNLRSLHSLSILDCSGVSFSVDLQELHSLEYLILQNCSNLQAVVNLPRSLKSLGIRGCPILEAQSINIDPRSRIRMLGGIPVEDNFETCSVM from the coding sequence ATGGCGGGAGTAGAAGCGATCGGATTAGCGGCGCTGGGATGGGTGGCGTCTCCCCTCGTGGCGAAGCTGCTCGCCGAAGGCTTCGCCAGCTTAGGCATCAACGCGGAGAAGAAGCTGCAGAAGCTGAGGGCCACCGTCCTCCCGGTGCTGAAATCGGTGATCGAGAAAGCGGAAGGCAGCCCGCACCGGAGCGAGGTGGAGGGCTGGCTGCAGAGGCTGAAAGACGCTTACGACGGCGCGGAGGACTCGCTGGACCTCCTCAACTACAACCGCCTCAGAcgcaaggcggcggcggcagcaagCAGTGCTAAGAGGCCAACTAATCCGGTAcgttcttcttccttttttcacATACCAAAACCTGTGAAATGGGTGATAAAAGGCGGCCGGGACATGCTGTCGCCTCAAAAGATCAAGCTGAAGCGAAGGCTGAACAAGCTTGAAAAGATCGCCGGCGAAGCCGAGAAACTCCGCACCTTGTTAGGCGCCCAGCCCGACCAgacggcggcggcagcgccTGACAGCAAGCAGACCATCTCGCTGCCTCCGCCGAAAGTGTTTGGCCGTGACGAGGATCGTGACGAAATCATTCGGCGTTTGAAGATAGAACCTGCAGCAGGCGTACCAATAATTGCCATAGTCGGTCGCCCGGGGGTCGGGAAGACTACTCTCGCACAGTACGTTTGCGAGCAGCTGGGGAGCGAGTTAGGTGACAGACAACATTTTCATCCCATCATGTGGGTCCACGCATCTTGCAACTTCAACGCATCCGAAATTATGAAAGACATCATACAACAAGCTGCTATCGCAAGCGAGCCTCAAGAAGATCTTGGTAACCCTGATGATATCGCCGCAACGTTCCATACCCATCTTTCTAACCTCGACACGATGGTCGTGGGCAACCTCAACACGCCTGAAGCACTACAGCTGAAAATGAACAAAAAGCTGAACGCGAAGAAGTTCCTGCTCGTGATAGATGATGTTTGGTGCGACGGAGAAGACCATGAAAATAATTGGGATATGCTATTCAGATGTTTAAGCAAATGTTGTTGTTTGCCGGGGAGCAAGATTTTAGTTACGTCTCAAACGGACGATGCGCCGAGAAAGATTGTTGCTGCTAATGGTGCTGCTGTTGTAGAATACATTTGTCATTTGGAAGATTTAGCAGAGAATGACTTTGCCGATCTTTTCATTCAATACGCATTGCCTAGCGGGGAATTCGATTCTCACTTAAGAGAAGATTTAAAAGAGAAATGCAAGACAATCACTGCGAAGTTGAACAAGGACCCTACGGCGGCCAAAATGGTTGGCAAGACGATCGCTACGAAGCTGGCCGTTCTCCTTCGTTCGCAAGGTAATTTGCATGCATATTTGGAAACGATCGCAGACAAGGACTGGTCCGGCGACAAAACCAAAGCGCTGATGTGGAGTTTTCGGCATTTGCCGGCACATCTTCAGCGTTGCTTCTCGTACTGTCGCCTGTATCCTAGAGGCTACAAGTTCAAAGCTTTAGAACTGGTTCAGCTCTGGATGGCGCAGGGTTTTATCAAGCCGGATGATCCGAATGAGAGGGTGGAGGACGCAGGTGACGGTTACCTGAATGATTTGGTGTCCAGATTCTACATTCAGCGTCATAACAGATTCCGCCGCTCCTCTGGGACAGGTAAGCTTGTCTGCTACTACACGTTGCATGAATTGCTGTATGATCTAGCAGAAAAGGTTACTCGCAGTGATTGTGTTAGAATAGAAGGTAATCGTCGGAGCCAGATCCCATCGACTATTCGCCATCTGTGCATACCGGCTGACAAACtgaatgaggaggaggaggaaattTGCAAACTGAAGAAACTTCGCACCCTAATCGTCACGAAAGGAGAAAACGTCGTCTCAGACAAAAATGTTGCGACCGGCATCTTCAAGAGCTTAAAAAAGTTGCGCGTGCTGCTGGTTTCGggattaaatttagaaaatttgacaaagtttataagtgaaatgaagCACCTTCGCATCCTGCAAGTTTCAGGTGCTGGCGAGTTCGTGTTGCTGGAGTCGGTGTCCACTCTGTATCAGCTACATGTGTTGGAAGTAGAAAACGTTAGCTCGCTTCCTGCACGCCTTAATGACTTGGTCGGCTTGCGGTATCTACGGCCTTCTGGCATAGCCGAGATAGGCAAGTTAACTTCCTTGCAAGGCCTAGAGAATTTTCAGGTGAGAAATGAAAAAGGATATGAGCTGGAGCAACTAAAGAACTTGAACGAACTTCGAGGACGCCTGCGCATTGATAATCTTGAGAATGTTGAGAGCAAGGAGAGCGCCATTGCCGCCgatttgaaagaaaagaagcatCTTGATTCGCTCCAATTGGTATGGCACGACGGTGAGGACAATGTAAATTCTACTTTGGATGCTGAAATTCTTGAGAGTCTCCAATTGCCTCCCAATCTTACCAGCCTTCATCTAGATGGGTATCGAGGACCGTCGTGGCCCGAAAATCAAACATCCAACATTCAAGAACTTGCGCTGAGGAGGTGTGGAATGCTTGAAGAGCTCCCACCTATGGACCAGCTTTACCCTTATTGCAGATCACTCGAGCTTTGGCATATTACTAGACTTGAAGCATTACACACCCTTCCTCCGAGACTTCAAGAATTCACAATATTTCGCGCGCCATTTCTCACCTTCGTAACAAATGAAGACCTGCAGTTGAGCCAAGATGACAAGAGATGCATAAGAGAGGTCATGAGGAACAGGACGCAGGAATGGTTCCAACACCAACGTAAAGAAGACTTAGTCCACAACGAAAGAGAAATGAGGAATTTCATAGCCGGGATGAATGGCCGAGAGCATAGCAACATTGTGCCTGCCGCCGATGCGGATATTGCTGCTGTGTGGGAGAGATGGTTGGAGACGCATGAGCAAAAAACAGAATTAATTTACAGCAGACAAAATGAGGCCAAATTGCTTTTGCCCTCTACCATTACTAGGCTCCGGCTCCAGGGATGCAACATTACCAACCACGCATTGTCGGTATGCCTACAACAAAACCTCCCCTCCCTTACGCGGCTGTTGTTAGTAGATCTCAAAATGATAACCCGTCTACCGTCTGCGGACGTCCTTGCCAACTTAAAATCACTCCAAACTTTAGCTCTGAGCAACTGCTGGGCTCTCACTTCGCTGGGTGGTATAAGATCCCTCCGCCGTCTCGGAAATCTCCTTCTAAACGGATGCCCCTGCTTGGACATTGAAAATGCTGTGCTGCCATCCTCGTTGCAGTATATCCATTTTGAGTATTGTGCAGATGTAGATGCAATCCTAGCCAATGCGAATTTGCCACGTCTATCTCGTCTTACGATTACTCGATGTCGTACACGAGCGGCATCGTTACAGTTTCGCAACCTCCGATCTCTCCACTCCTTGAGTATCCTGGATTGTTCTGGCGTCTCATTCTCGGTGGATTTGCAGGAACTGCACTCTCTAGAATATCTCATTCTGCAGAACTGCTCAAATCTGCAGGCAGTGGTGAATTTGCCCAGGTCACTCAAAAGTTTAGGAATACGCGGATGTCCGATTTTAGAGGCGCAATCCATAAACATCGACCCCCGTTCGCGCATCCGTATGCTTGGCGGCATCCCTGTAGAAGACAACTTCGAAACATGCTCTGTAATGTAG